In Oryza brachyantha chromosome 1, ObraRS2, whole genome shotgun sequence, the following are encoded in one genomic region:
- the LOC102716832 gene encoding putative pentatricopeptide repeat-containing protein At1g56570, which yields MAQKQATTLIKSLCARGAVRHARGLFDEMPDRDVVAWTAMLSGYASNGRHREALDVLRTMVAAGAAPNEYTLSSAIAACRGAGAAAAATPLHAVAVRRGVDRMPYVVNALIDAYASLAEGVRDARRLFDALGSGRTAASWTSMIAGYARWGQERTGLRLFKTMLKDGVELSPFTYSIALHACVSVIDLCLGQQLHLQCIRKALDANLAVVNSLIDMYCSCARILDARRLFDETPERNLITWNTMIAGYCQCYPLMALQLLLDINEEPNCFTLTSITSACADLAALRCGKQVHGAVLRRSYNDDLQMCNALVDMYSKCGSIANAEKVFDKMVSKDKFSWTSMIAGYGMNGYGNEAVQLFSSMIHSGVRPDHVVFLSLISSCSHTGLIDEGWNFFRSMIDEYNLQPNKEVYGSVVNLLARAGRLREALDLIDTMPFAPNEYVWGALLGACKMYNNVEMGRLAARKITEINPDGVKNYIMLANIYAAGNKWGEYAFTRRLLRGIGSRKEAGISWIEIMDKMYSFTTADSSSPQVCLADEVLNILSQHMDDVGTECPHVIF from the exons ATGGCTCAGAAGCAGGCGACCACACTCATCAAGTCTCTctgcgcgcgcggcgcggtcCGCCACGCCCGCGGcctgttcgacgaaatgcccGACCGCGACGTCGTGGCCTGGACGGCCATGCTCTCCGGGTACGCCTCCAACGGGCGCCACCGGGAGGCGCTGGACGTGCTCCGCACCATGGTCGCCGCGGGCGCCGCCCCCAACGAGTACACGCTGTCCAGCGCCATAGCCGCGTGCCGCGgagccggagcggcggcggcggcgacgcccctGCACGCCGTCGCGGTGCGGCGGGGCGTGGACCGCATGCCCTACGTCGTGAACGCGCTCATCGACGCCTACGCGTCGCTCGCGGAAGGCGTCCGGGACGCGAGGAGGCTGTTTGATGCGTTGGGGAGCGGGCGCACGGCCGCGTCGTGGACGTCGATGATCGCCGGGTATGCCCGCTGGGGACAGGAGCGCACGGGACTGCGGTTGTTCAAGACTATGCTTAAG GATGGTGTTGAATTGAGCCCGTTTACATACTCTATTGCACTCCATGCATGTGTGTCGGTAATCGACTTATGTCTTGGGCAGCAACTTCATTTGCAGTGCATAAGGAAAGCgcttgatgcaaaccttgctGTTGTAAATTCTCTGATTGATATGTACTGCAGTTGTGCAAGAATTTTGGATGCAAGAAGGCTTTTTGATGAAACTCCTGAGAGGAACTTGATCACTTGGAATACCATGATTGCTGGGTATTGCCAGTGCTATCCTCTAATGGCCCTGCAGCTCCTACTTGACATCAATGAAGAGCCAAATTGCTTCACTCTAACTAGCATTACATCAGCCTGTGCTGATCTTGCGGCTTTGAGATGCGGGAAGCAGGTCCATGGTGCTGTTCTTCGGAGAAGTTACAATGATGACCTACAGATGTGCAATGCCCTTGTGGACATGTACTCAAAGTGTGGGAGCATAGCAAATGCAGAAAAGGTGTTCGACAAGATGGTTTCCAAGGACAAGTTTTCATGGACATCAATGATTGCCGGGTATGGAATGAATGGGTATGGAAATGAGGCCGTCCAACTTTTCAGTTCCATGATCCATTCTGGGGTGCGTCCTGACCATGTTGTGTTCCTGAGCCTAATAAGTTCTTGCAGTCATACTGGTTTAATCGATGAAGGATGGAATTTCTTCAGGTCAATGATAGATGAGTATAATTTGCAGCCTAACAAGGAGGTTTATGGGAGTGTCGTCAATCTCCTTGCTCGTGCAGGTAGGCTGAGAGAAGCCTTGGATCTAATTGATACAATGCCATTTGCTCCCAATGAATATGTTTGGGGAGCATTGCTTGGTGCCTGCAAGATGTACAACAATGTGGAGATGGGCAGATTAGCTGCGAGAAAGATCACTGAGATCAATCCTGATGGAGTGAAGAACTATATCAtgcttgcaaatatatatgctgCTGGTAATAAATGGGGTGAGTATGCTTTTACCAGGAGGTTGTTGAGAGGCATAGGGAGCAGGAAGGAGGCTGGAATTAGTTGGATAGAGATAATGGATAAGATGTATAGCTTTACCACAGCTGACAGTAGCAGTCCTCAAGTTTGTTTGGCAGATGAAGTGTTGAATATCTTGTCTCAACATATGGATGATGTTGGAACTGAATGTCCTCACGTTATTTTTTGA